The genomic DNA AAATGTTAGCTAGGTACTGTATTTCCCGCCAACGTCGCTGACAGTACTGATCTTGTTCGGAGAAAACTCCAGGGGGAATCGATTGGTTTGATCTCAGTAATAACAAATGACTTGGAGTGAGAGGCTCAGCATCTATTGGGTCGTCTGGGTTTGGCGTTAGAGGGCGAGAATTTATGACTGATTCAGTCTCAGCCATTAGGGTCAGAAGTGACTCATCGTTGACAAGTTGCTCTCGTAGAAGGGCCTTGAGGATTCTCTTGACTGATTGAACGATTCTTTCCCAAACACCTCCCATGTGACTGGCTGTCGGTGGGTTGAAGATCCATTTGATCTCGCGCTGACTTGTAAACGCATTTATCTTCTGTTGATTCCATTCTGACAGTGAACTTCGCAGTTCTCGCTCGCCACCATGGAAATTGGTACCGTTATCGCTTCTGATGATTTCGGGACTTCCTCTCCTGGCAATAAACCTTCGCAGGGCGTCAATGAACGAATTCGTGTCTAAAGAGTGCGAAATCTCAATGTGGACAGCTCTGGAGGCTAGACAAGTAAACAAGCATCCGTAGCGTTTTACACTGCTGCGCTTAAGTCGCACTAGAAACGGGCCAAAGTAGTCAATGCCTACGAACGTAAAGGGCGGTCGGTCTGGGGTTAGGCGCTCCGAAGGCAAGTCCGCCATCCTTTGTTCCCCTGTTGGTGAAGCTCTCTTACGGCAGAAAAGGCATTCTCTTAACACACGGCGCACCGCCACACGACCCTTGACTATCCAAAATTTCTGTCTTATGGAAGATAACACGTGTTCTCTACCAGCATGGGCTAACTCTTCATGGTACTTCCTAACAATCAAATCCGTTACATGGTGTTTTTTGGGAAGGAGAACTGGATGCTTGACCTCAGTTGGAATAGGTGCGTTTTGCAATCGACCTCCTACGCATAAGATTCCATCGATCAGTATCGGGCACAACTTGCGAAGGGGACTTTTTGACTTCACCACTTGAGAAAAATGCTCTTTGAAGGCTTCCCTCTGGACACACacaacaatttctttttcagccCTTTTTAGATCATCTACCGAGAGCTCTCCCTTAAATGGCCCTAAGTGATTTCCTTCATAATGATGTCGCACTTTGCTGAGTAGGAAAAGCTTGTACTTCAACAACCACGCAACTCCCCTCTTGAGACGATTCCAGGAAGAATAGCGCTCTATAAATGAATGCATGATGCTCTTGTGTGAAATCACGTACGTCTGAACTTCATGCTTCACCTCTGGGTGATCATCTGGTATGTTCGGTATTGTGCCAAGGGAGGGCCAACATTCATCTGATTTCCACAAAAACTCAGGACCATGCAACCAACGCTTATTACGGATTAACTGATCTGCAGTTAGACCCCTCGAGGCATCATCAGCAGGATTGGATCTCGAGTCAACATATCTCCACTGATCAGGAGACGAACCGTCATGAATAATCGACAGGCGGTTTGCCACGAAGGTTTGAAATCTCTTAGACTGATTTTGGATCAACTGAATGACAGAAGTGGAATCACTCCAAAAAATGCTCTCTTCGATGGGCAGATCAAGCTCTCTCCGGATCATATTATCTAACTTCACAGATACCACTGCTGCCGACAGCTCCAAGCGAGGGATTGTGATCGCCTTTAGGGGTGCCAGACGAGACTTTCCGATGACAAATGAACAATGAATGTTACCATCCGTATCAATCATGCGTAAATAGGAAGCTGCTCCGTAGGCGCACTGGGATGCATCGGAGAAATGGTGGACCTGAGCGTGACTGACCTCTCCAAATGAGTCAGGTTTGTAACATCTTCTCACTGCAACCTCCGACAATTTAGGTAAAGCAGCTAGCCAATCTTTCCAGTCACTCAGAGCTTGACCTTCTACCTTCTCATCCCAACCAATCTTCTTCCTGCATAACTCCTGCAGAATCAACTTCGCTGACAATGTGAAGGGCGCCAACAACCCAAGGGGGTCATAAACCGAGCTTGCGACTGACAATATACCTCGTCGGGTTGGTGGTCTTTCCTTGGCAATTACTTTAAAACAGAACTCATCGGTCTGAACTTTCCACTGTACTCCTAGAGCATGCTCTGTGGGCATCTCGTCAAGGTCCAAGTTAACAACGGATTTCGCTCGTCGACTCGGAGGGATGCTTGCCAAGACTTCTCTGTCATTGCTCATCCATTTCGTTAAGCTGAATCCACCCCGTGATAACAGCTCAGTCAACATTTTCACAAGTAGCCGTGCATCGTGACGTGTTCTGACAGACTTTAAACAGTCATCCACGTAGAAATTCCTTTTTACTGTATTCACGATCTCGCTCGGAAAGGTATCCTTGTTGTCTTCTGCTGTtctcaacagacaaaaacaGGCACAACTTGGGGACGACGTAGCTCCGAAGACATGGACCGTCATCTTATACTCTGCTGGGGTGCTGTGTAGTTCTCCATTCGGCCACCAGAGGAAACGCAAAGCGTCACGGTCACGTGGATCAACTCTGGCCTGATGGAACATGGACTCTATGTCAGCAATTACAGCGAACTTCTCCTCTCGGAATCGCATCAAGACACCGATTAGGTTATTGTTCAGGTCAGGTCCTTGCATCAACTAGTCATTCAGTGATGTACCCAGGTATTTGGCGGCACAATCAAAAACTACACGAACCTTGTCCGGTTTCCTGGCGTGGACAACTGGATGATGAGGAAGGTACCAGACGATCTTTCCCTCAACAGACAGCTCTCGTGGAGGAATCTTTACTGCGTGACCCTTCGACAAATATTCGTCCATAGTAGTGTTGTACTTCCCATGAAGGTCTTCATCCTTTAGAAGTCGTCTCTTCAGCGAACATAGCCTTGATTCAGCGAAACAACGGTTGTTCGGGATCGAAGGCGGTCGATTTCTCCAAGGCAACCCGACCTGATAATGACCATCTGTTTTTGTAACTGTTTCATTCATAATCTTCAAGGCTCGTTTGTCTTCCAATGACATGCACACCTCAGATGCAGCTAAACTTTCACCAAAGTCAGTCAACCAGAACCTCTTCACTTGCGACTGAAGCAAGTCGTCGTCATCCAGGGAACGCACAAAGTTCACGTGAAATTCTTCGTGAGGATTCGTGGGACCAACTGGGCCCAATAGGGTCCATCCTAACGGGAACCTGACTGCATACGGTTCATCACTTGCCCCTTTCCTCTCGTCTAGCACCCAAAATGCCTCGGGACAATCTCCGCCAATCAAAAGCATTACTGTCTGATCATCAATCTGGGGAAAACTCAAATCTCGGAGATGGGGCCATCGCCTTAAATCATCAGGTACTGGAATGCTCTTCTCTGACACAGGAATTCCTTCAACAGACCACACTCTAGACAGGCAGAGATCCTTTACACCATCTATGCTGCTGACCTTCAGACCAACCTCCAACCCACTTTGTTCTTCAGTGTTACTAAGGGTAGTAAGAGTAAACTGCCGGTTTATCCCATTCAAACCAAGCTTCTCCAATAGTCGATGATCACACAGTGACACGTCTGAACCGTCATCCAACAATGCGTATGTCTCAATGACCCGACCGTTACATAAACCTTGAACGCGTACAGGGATGACTCGAAGGCAGACCCGTTTCCTGCCGGCCCCAATGATGCCGTTTGATGCCGCGGCCGACGCTTGGTGTGAAACTACTCTGTGATCTACGTCGTTATTATCACGCGCCCCATCCGGGGGATGCAGTAGGGTGTGATGTTTTCTTACACAACCAGACCTTTCGCACGCTCTTACCGCTGCACACCCCTTCGCGTAATGACCAGGTACCAAACAGTTTCTGCAAATATGCTTTTGGAACAAGAGATCGAGGCGTTCCTGATAAGTCTTCGCTTTAAAGGCTATGCAGTCCTTCAAGAAGTGTGACTTTAAGCACAAAGGACAATGCGGACTGGAAGTACAGACTTCAGGAGGAGGGTAACTACGCGTGACGTCGCGAGGTCCAAGGCTGATACATTTATCTGTGGTTACATCTCTGCGAGTGATCCTGCTCGAATCTCGATCCGAAACATCGCGTGGATGGACAACTACATTGTTCCTTATCTCGCGTGGACTCTCGTGTGAACTCTCTGGAGCACTAACACTTCTCACAGCCAGGGTTGTACCTCGACGCGGGGTATCATTCCTATTTCTCTGTTGAGGTCTATTACCGCTTCTGTCTCTCGAACTGTTCACATTCAAGCGCTGACCAAACATGTTACTTGCAATATCAGCGTTTCGCTGAATAAAAGCGGTGAGATCGGAAAAACGTGGGCGTCCCCCATCACGGAAAATGTTCTCTGCCCGTTCAGCCCATTTAGTCTGAAGACGCGTGGGTAGGCGATCCATAATCTTCAACAACGTTTCAGAGTTATTTAAATCTGCATCATAACCGGTTTGAGACAAGGTGATCTCACATTTTAGCATCTGACGAGCAAGTTTCTGCAACGCTGATCCGTCAGTTGGCTTTATCATCTGACCCTTGGTTAGTTGGTTTACATGGGCTTGAGCAACAATGTGAGGTCTTCCAAACTGATGATACAAGATCTCCCTAGCTTTCTTATAACCACGTTCTGACTCGTACATGCAGCAGTTCTCAATAACTTGTTTGGCTGCACCCCTACAATACTGGATAAGATACGCCAACCGTTTTCGCGGATCGCTAATCAAACTGCCAATGTTGACATCGAAATTATGAATAAACTGGCAATACTCCAACGGATCTCCATCGAATGTTAATATCTCAGCTCTAGGGATATTGAAACCTACATCTAAGGCTGACGCTAAGGTCCTGACCAGATCTTCCACCTTACTTTCATTTTGGTCTGCGTGAGAGGGTTGAGGAGCGCTACTGATAGGCGATGTTGGTAACCTGCTACTCCATCCGGCAGCCAATGGGTTTAAGCTATGACTCTTCGTGACTACTGATTCTACCGGAGAAGAAATAGCTTGCCTTACCGGCTCCCTCGTAGCACTTGGCGTCGGAGCAGGACTGGACCTAGGAAACCCTTCTGGCCCCCCGGGCCCTTGGCGAGAACTTCCCAGACTCCCTTGAGGGGCATCAAGCGCTACAGGATCGAAAACTGGGGCTGACCATACCTTCTCGCTCGCGGTTGCCAATTCGAACTCATGAATCAATTTAAGTCTCTGTGCCTCGTTCTCCAACTGAGCTCGCCTTTGCTCAAGTTCTTGAGTTAATTTCAGTTGCTGCAGTTTAAGGTGAGCTAATGCACGGCGTTCCTTAGCTTCTCGAAGTCGTGCACTTGATGTACTTGACGCTTGACTGTTAATACTTGCGAGACTCTTTGACGACTTTGACAACTTGGAATTCGGGCGACCCTTGATTGAAATCAGTGAAGCCGCTTGACTAATGGCATCCTCAGGTTCCACAGGGGGTGTAGAACGAAACGCTTCACGATCGATCCAAAATTCTATCCTCGACATAAAGTTCTGTCTCCTCTCAACCTGAACCGCAAATGAATCCTCAAAGGACTTTCTTTCTTCGTGGTCTGAAAGAAGTGCCAACATAGAGAAATGAATGTCCTCAAAGCGTGAAAACGTGGTATTAATTAAGTCCTTTTTTAACAAAACCTCCTCAACTCGACCAGAATCACCCATCAACCTCTCAACTTCATTATACAATCTCGTTAACCATGACAGATAACCACTTCTAGAATTTTTCATGTGGGAAACATCTTGTCTAGAAACGCCTTCATGACCAAGCTCTAACAGACCGCTAACGGCGAGATCCTCGCTGTACTTAGAAGCCATCCGTACTTTCACTTTACTTGTTACATTCGCGAACGATATGAAGGACAGAATTCACTCGACATAAAAAACAACTTGCTTTAATCGGAACACACGCCTTTGCCGACAACAAACCGGGGGCAATGCGAGGTTCGCtacgaaaagaaagaaatacagtaaTATAAGTTAGGACTGTAACTACGTAAAACGTAAACTAAAAagattatttaacaaataacaAGGCTTACCGAATGTGCGCAACAAGACAGGAAAAAAGAGTACTCGGTTTAACAGTCACTCAGTTGAACAGGACGAAAAAACGATTTAACAAAATTTTCGGCCCTAATATAGTTCTACTAATTGGCCCCTTGGGGAATAACGAGAAAACTCCTGAGACACTAAACTGATTCTGTTCACTAACGAGGTAGTGTTACTTGAGTTGAAAAGAATATGACACGAAAAAggataacagtaataataattcgCATACAAAATGGAGTTATAAACTGTCCACAacaaacgtgaaacaaatcatctgtgtgggtaaggtgttcgttataacctctcgaacttgggTTGTTTGCCCTCTAAGaaatgtgtagctaatttgcatgataatagcaaatccaacatggcggccatcgtgaataaggtctaacTGTCTAAAAAAAAGCCAACAGAATACCCGATTCGGAAATCATTGAAAATATTTCCTGTGTATAGAGTCTTTCGCTTCAAATTCCATGTTAGGATTTAAAATGGGATTAGGATTTTCTTTAGGAAACACAACTTTCAAGTAATTAAATTTTAACTGGTTAAGTTCCCAACTTACAAGTCgcgctatcgtcgaatttaattcagaTGAATTTAATTCCAGGTCCTACTTTAAAATATATTCAACGATAAAGCGACGTCTAAAGGCAGTTCAATTCGtctgttaaattaaattcgTCTAACACGCTTTATCCGTCTTAAGAAGACGGATAAGAtattcccattgacgagtaaaatcgtctggcccGAGGctgtttaggccggtttgggtgtaaaGTGTCGTGTAAAGTGTCATCAGTTATTTTCGTACATTATTAATTATGCCTCTGACCAGGTGCATTGCCTTGCGGCTGAGAAATAAATTCGACCATAATTCGACCAATTAATTTCGACGCGTAAAACCACGGTACAATTAATGTCGACGGAAGGAcgaatttaattggaattaaattcgtctgagaTAGAGCGACGTACAAACTAGGCCTAAATGGGTCTTTTTAGGCGGTAAGTTTTGTGCACGGTAAATTACTTTGAAGTTGACACGTTATTAAGTCATTGTTTTGGTTATTTTCGTACATTATTAATTATGCCTCTGACCAGGTGCATTGCATTCCGGCTGAGAAATAAATTCGACCATAATTCGACCCATTAATTTCGACGCGTAAAACCACGGTACAATTAATGTCGACAGAAGGACGaatttactgcgcctttcaataacatgcggactcttaaattcaaaggtcaaccgacaaatgcgtttttcgctaccgtcaataaaatgttcggcggctcctccgagCTTCCGACTACTGTTGAGTGCGTAataatcaaatcacatcgttaagcccagttcagtcaacaaagtcggaagctgggaggagccgccgaacatttaattgacggtagcgaaaaacgcatttgtcggttgacctttgaatttaagagtccgcatgttattgaaaggcgcagtaattggaattaaaataaattcgtCTGAGATAGCGCGACGTACAAACTAGGCCTAAAATTGGTCTTTTTAAGTGGTAAGTTTGTGCACGGTAAATTACTTTGAAGTTGACACGTTATTAAGCCATTGTTTTGGCTTTGACAAATAAGAAATGATCTATCCAAATGAAATGTTTGCCCTGTAAAAATGGTCTATAGTAATTTTACTTCAGTTTCTATCACGTGAACTAAGTATCCTTACTGCACAATTACGTCTGCAAAGAAAGGAATTGTTTCCCATTATAAGTGGAACATCCTCGCTACAAGACGGCCTTTTAATATACATAATCTTACAAGCTGCATCAAGTTGAATAAGTCTTGGTAGACGCTGAATAAGTAAATCCAGTGGATcacgaaaatttcaagaatgaAGTCAGAAAAGATTGCTCTTCTCTTCATAACCTTTTTTGTCGTGTCTCTCGTGCACGAAGCTCATTGTACTCATTATCCGTTTCAACAAGGGAGATCGAAATCGGTATGCAATAATTACACTTGCTTAAACGTTTTTTACTGTTGAAATTAGCTCAGTGCTGATCATGAAGGCTGCGGACTGAACAATGTTGAAGACTCTTTACTGCATGGAACTTTCAAGTTGTATGGGTCATTTTCAGAAAGTCTTCCATTTTGAATTGACTAAGTCTAAGTGCACTTCTTCGTCACCATAATTTCATAAGGTAGACGGTCGGTGAACAGGGAACTTTGCTTGACTGTATGGACCAGTGTGAAAATAGCGTGTTTAAATTTAATACGAACTTCCAAGCCATGAACGCACAGTTGAGATGTCCACCGGTTGAGCAAGTCAATTGGGTTGCGAGCTTTGTCAAAAGCGATAGTTTTTAGTATTTATGATTTTGCATCAGACAATGGTTCTAAATGTGTAAAATGTCCATCAGATTGAGCTGCAAAAGTAAAGGGCCATCGCTTTTTGTCTACATGCGACTTAAATAACGGCTACTGCCACAGCAGTAAAAATATAATTGTatgttcaggggcacccagcgtcaattttcggaaaatatctgttcggaagacgatttgagatctagaattttcggaacatttgttggaAATTtcattgcttgcctgcctctcctaggattttcgaacatctgaaaaatggtataattgcccatttttaacggatttttactctaaaaaggtcacctagaatttttgggagcctttttctggctaaaattttcgaaaaggtaagttttgatctctataattttcggatcactagactttcagctaggaaatccgaacagatgaaaaaattttttatgggatatgcctatatctaccgtttaaatacttaAATACGTTTGACAAAGCTATGTTTGAgtagttttgaactatattctcgttgggtgcccctataTGTTCGGCCGCCGGTTTCAATCAATCATAGAGCTGATATATATGCTTGCTTTTGCAGAAAGCAGTGGTAGAGGAACGTCGCCGGAGTGTCTGCGCTGTGGCAAGGAACTTGGGCTGTGAATTGACCCACAAGAGGTACCAAGATACTAATTACGTGAACTGACACCACCAGACCGATCATCAGTTGACCATGAACCTGTAACGGATGAGAAAGCGTGCAGTTTATAACGTAGCTTACAAACAAAACTATGTAAAGAATGTAGGTCTCgagaaataaaagaataatttcagTGTCGTTGAATATGGTGGAAGAAGAGGATTGCCGCATTCCTTGTTTAATTGCGTGTTTTTGTCCTTGCTTCAAAGAGGGATTGGAGGAACATTATGCAAAGTGGAAACTAGACAGTTTCCCCCGAAAAAAAATTTTGCTTATCCGAAACTGCTAAGTGaccttttaagtgccaaaaattgcaaaaataccgGCTTCCGAAAACGTAAAGGACtatttttccctggttgcgaatcttttaggtgatcattttagtaaagaaatctgtagctgtctggcaacgtagaaccgaaattcttagaacagttttaCGATCTCGAACCTCAaaagggttgtccaatacacacgaactgagtcgggtcgactttttggtGACGACGACCCGTCAAGCG from Montipora capricornis isolate CH-2021 chromosome 2, ASM3666992v2, whole genome shotgun sequence includes the following:
- the LOC138035260 gene encoding uncharacterized protein, with product MQGPDLNNNLIGVLMRFREEKFAVIADIESMFHQARVDPRDRDALRFLWWPNGELHSTPAEYKMTVHVFGATSSPSCACFCLLRTAEDNKDTFPSEIVNTVKRNFYVDDCLKSVRTRHDARLLVKMLTELLSRGGFSLTKWMSNDREVLASIPPSRRAKSVVNLDLDEMPTEHALGVQWKVQTDEFCFKVIAKERPPTRRGILSVASSVYDPLGLLAPFTLSAKLILQELCRKKIGWDEKVEGQALSDWKDWLAALPKLSEVAVRRCYKPDSFGEVSHAQVHHFSDASQCAYGAASYLRMIDTDGNIHCSFVIGKSRLAPLKAITIPRLELSAAVVSVKLDNMIRRELDLPIEESIFWSDSTSVIQLIQNQSKRFQTFVANRLSIIHDGSSPDQWRYVDSRSNPADDASRGLTADQLIRNKRWLHGPEFLWKSDECWPSLGTIPNIPDDHPEVKHEVQTYVISHKSIMHSFIERYSSWNRLKRGVAWLLKYKLFLLSKVRHHYEGNHLGPFKGELSVDDLKRAEKEIVVCVQREAFKEHFSQVVKSKSPLRKLCPILIDGILCVGGRLQNAPIPTEVKHPVLLPKKHHVTDLIVRKYHEELAHAGREHVLSSIRQKFWIVKGRVAVRRVLRECLFCRKRASPTGEQRMADLPSERLTPDRPPFTFVGIDYFGPFLVRLKRSSVKRYGCLFTCLASRAVHIEISHSLDTNSFIDALRRFIARRGSPEIIRSDNGTNFHGGERELRSSLSEWNQQKINAFTSQREIKWIFNPPTASHMGGVWERIVQSVKRILKALLREQLVNDESLLTLMAETESVINSRPLTPNPDDPIDAEPLTPSHLLLLRSNQSIPPGVFSEQDQYCQRRWREIQYLANIFWKRWLREYLITLQQRHKWSYVSRNLKMGDLVLLTKENTHRGQWPLGRVTRVHKAKDGHVRSVEIKTKTGSLIRPITKLCFLENFPMSA